GCGCAAGCGCGGACGCGAAGTGCAGGACAGCGATGGCGTCATCACGGCCCGTCTTGCGGTTCACCCGAGCCAGCAGGGATCCATGGACCTCGACGATTTCCGGGCAGCTCTCGAAACGTTGCCAGGCGATCAGCGCGAAGCGATCATCCTCATCGGTGCGTCGGGCTTTTCCTATGAGGAAGCCGCCGAGATTTGCGGATGTGCGGTCGGTACGATCAAGAGCCGGGTCAGCCGGGCGCGCGGCAGGCTTCAGGAAATCCTCAACGTGGCGGGTGAAGCCGACTACGGACCCGACGCGATCTCCTCTCAGGTCATGGGATCAAACGCCGCCTGACTTTTCGCGTTCTGGCGCGAAATCGCCCTGCCAAGGGCTTCGATCAGGATTTTTCCCGCATAGGGCTTGCTGATGACCTCGACGCCGGCGACGGCGTCGAACATCCCCTCATTGTGCGCATACCCTGTGGCGAACACGAACGGAATGTCTCGCTCGATCAAGCCGCTAGCGAAGTCGAGCGTGGAATGGCCGCCCAGCATGACATCGACGATTGCTGCGTGGAACCGCTTGCCGTCAAGCGGGTCGGGCCCGAGTTCCTGCACATTGCGGGCAATGACGACTTCGACCGCACCGTGGTCGTAACACAATTGCTCGACATCCATGGCAATCAGGTACTCGTCTTCCATGACGAGCACACGCATGCCGTCCAATCGAATGTCGCGCAATGAGATGCCTCCGAAAAACACGGTAAGTGCACCTGATGAGCATGAGTTGTCATTTAAAAAAGACGCACACGCAACTGTGGCGCAGATGCTACATTCATCGCATCGCCGGCGCCGAGCTGTGCTTGGTCTGATATAGAGGTTTGGGGCGTCATGGCTGATATTCCGGTACAATCCGAGCGCAAATATTCGTGCGAGAAATGCCCGTTGATGCGCCGAAAACTGTTCCGGGACTTCAACACGAAGGAGTTGTCGTTCGTTTCGCGCTTCAAGCGCGGCGAACTGAGCGTCGACAAGGGCGCCACAATTCTCTCGGAGGGAACACGCAACCCGCATCTTTATACGGTGCTCGTCGGATGGGGATTTCGGTACAAACTCCTGCCGGACGGGCGCCGGCAGATCGTCAACTTCGTCATGCCGGGCGATCTTGTCGGTCTCCAAGGCAGCCTGATGGGCGAAATGCAGCACTCGATCGAGGCGCTTTCGCCCATGACCTTGTGCGTGTTCGAGCGCGGGGAGTTGATGTCGCTCTACCACGAGCATCCCGAACTCGCTTATGACGTCACCTGGATTGCCTCGCGCGAGGAAAGCATGCTCGACGAGAACCTGTTGAGCGTCGGGCGCCGCACCGCCATCGAGCGCCTTGCCTATCTCGTCGCGTTCCTGGTGAGCCGGGCCAGCGCCGTGGGCCTCATCAACGGCGACACGCTCGAGCTTCCCATCACGCAGCAGCATGTGGCCGATACGCTCGGGCTATCGCTGGTTCACACCAACAAGACGGTGCGCAAGCTGATCGACCGCAAGATGCTGCGTTGGCGCGATCGGGGCTGCGAGGTACTGGATATCGATGGCCTGACGACGCTGGCTCGCTGGGAAGGACCCGGCGAGACGATCCGCCCGTTCATCTGACGGCCTTACGGCTGACCGTTCTGCGCCGTGCCAAAGCCGGGCACGATGTTGCGTGCGATCGCAAACACGACCAGCACGGCCGGTATTGCGATGAATCCGCCCACCGGCCCCCAGATCCAGATCCAGAATGCCAGGGCGAGGACGACGAGGAACGGGTTGAGCGTGAGTGTTCGCCCCACGACGAGCGGTGTGACGAACTGCGCCTCGATCAGGTTCAGCGACATGTAGATCACCAGCGGCATCATGCTTCCGGTGAGCGTCTCGAAGCTTCCCAGCCCGACGATGAACAGAATAGCCGCCATGACGGCCGGGCCGATATAGACCACGAAGTTCAGAAGGCCCGCGAGCGCGCCCCACAGCCAGGGCGACGGAACGCCGGCGACCCACATCGCCAGTCCGACCGCGAGGCCCAGACCTATATTGATGAAGGTGATCGAGAGGAGATATTGCGACACGAGCGACTCCACATCGATGAAGATGTGCGCCGTGCGCCAGCGCAAGCGCCGGCTCATGCACAGCCGCAGCACCGCGATGCGGATGTCATCGCGCGTGGCGATGAAGAAGTAGAGACTGGCGAGGAACAGCAGGATCTGTGCGAACATCGCCGGCGCGAACGTCACCACGCTTTCAACCGCCGAGCCGTCCTCGACAGACACCGTGACACCCGATCCGCCGGTGATGGTGCGAATCTGTTCCTGCAAGCCGCGTATCGCATTCAGCGGTTCGCTGAACTGGGCAAGCTGGACCTGCAACTGCTCCCATATCGAGGGAAGCTGCCCGGCCCAGAAGGTAAGCGGGCCGACCAGTGCTGCGGTCAGTGCACTGAGGACGGCGAGGAACAGAAGCGTCACAAGTCCCGCCGAGACCCACGTCCCGATGCCCCGCTTTTCGATACGCCGAGCGATCGGCCCCAGCATCAGCCCCACCACGACTGCAAGCGAGACGGGCGCGAGCAGGAACCTGCCGGCATGAAGCGCGAAAATGAACGTCACCGCGCCGATCAGCACGATGGAAATCTGCGCGCTCCGCGAGAGACCGATCTCGAAATTCGACCGCGGCGGCAGCCGGACGATCGGGGGTTTTTTGAGCTCGAAAGGCTTCATGAAATAAGGTTTTCCGGATTACAATGTCCCTCAACGTCCCGCCGCGCAGCACGGTTCCCCTCGCGAACCGGCAATGGGGAACCTCGCAGGAGACCGCGCGTTGTGAGGCGGCAACACCCAAGGAGTTTGAAATGGCGACATCAGCAGCAGGTAAGGCGGTAAAGAGCGGCGCGGCCCGGAGCCCGGAAGATCTGGAAGCGGAGATCGACCGTTTGCGCGATGATGTGGCCAAGCTGACCGAGCAGCTCACCCGTACGGGCGAGCATTCTGTTTCTGCTGCGAAGCGTGCGGCCAGCGAAGGCGCGGAGCAGTTGCGCGTGCGCGGCGAAGCCGCTGTCGGCGTCATCAAGCAGAATGCCGACGACCTTGAGCAGCAGCTCACCGAGACGGTGCGCGAGAAGCCGATCACGTCGCTTGCGATAGCGGCAGGTGTCGGCTTCTTCCTGGCGCTCCTTTCGCGTCGTTAGAACGTGCCTATGCTTGCCACACTGCTGGCGTCCGTCGTGTCCGGCGAAGCGACGGAAGCGGTATCGCGCCTTCGCCGCTCGCTGCTGATCTACGCAGCGGCCGCGCTGTTCCTGTTTTGTGGCGCGGGCTTCTTGCTGGGCGCGGGTTTTGTCACCGCCGCTAACGAGCTTGGCACGGTTAACGCCGCGCTGTGGTTCGCCGGCGGCTTCATCGGGCTGGCAATCGTTCTCCTGATCGTCCACCGCATCACGGCGCGGATGAAGGCGAAACGCGTGGCCCGCCGTCGCGGAACCGAAGTGAAGGCCGTTGCAAGCGCAACGGCCATCGCGCTGATACCGACGCTTCTGGCCGGGCGCGGCCGCGCGGTCGTGTTGATTGCGCCTGCGATCGCCGCCCTCGCCTACGCCGTCTACCGCGAAAACTCGCGCGCTCCGCGCACTCGCGACGGCGACTGAAGCATCCGCTTCGCACACGTTTGGAACCTTGACCTCCCCGGCACATTGCCGGGGAGAGGACCTCATATATTTGGAGACACCGATGACGAAAATCGTTGACAAGGACAAGGCCCGTCAGGGGCGTTCTGGAACGCATCTCCTGACGATCCTGATCTGCGCGCTTCTACTTGCTATCGTCGTCTGGTGGGGCGTCGGCATGTTCGGCGAATCCATCGCACCCGAAGATCCGGTCGGTGGCGCGCCGACGGACCAGCCCGCGGAGCAGGCCACGCCTCCCGCCGCGCCGGCTCAGTAAGCGTAAATCAGGACTGCCGGGGCGCCAGCACCTTCAGGGCGCCCGGCAGGATTTCCAGTTCGGTT
This portion of the Mesorhizobium sp. CAU 1732 genome encodes:
- a CDS encoding sigma-70 family RNA polymerase sigma factor codes for the protein MADGSSFKNDLLSAIPSLRAFAMSLAQNADKADDLVQETLVKAWDKQASFQPGTNLKAWVFTILRNEFYSQMRKRGREVQDSDGVITARLAVHPSQQGSMDLDDFRAALETLPGDQREAIILIGASGFSYEEAAEICGCAVGTIKSRVSRARGRLQEILNVAGEADYGPDAISSQVMGSNAA
- a CDS encoding response regulator — translated: MRDIRLDGMRVLVMEDEYLIAMDVEQLCYDHGAVEVVIARNVQELGPDPLDGKRFHAAIVDVMLGGHSTLDFASGLIERDIPFVFATGYAHNEGMFDAVAGVEVISKPYAGKILIEALGRAISRQNAKSQAAFDPMT
- a CDS encoding Crp/Fnr family transcriptional regulator, whose amino-acid sequence is MADIPVQSERKYSCEKCPLMRRKLFRDFNTKELSFVSRFKRGELSVDKGATILSEGTRNPHLYTVLVGWGFRYKLLPDGRRQIVNFVMPGDLVGLQGSLMGEMQHSIEALSPMTLCVFERGELMSLYHEHPELAYDVTWIASREESMLDENLLSVGRRTAIERLAYLVAFLVSRASAVGLINGDTLELPITQQHVADTLGLSLVHTNKTVRKLIDRKMLRWRDRGCEVLDIDGLTTLARWEGPGETIRPFI
- a CDS encoding AI-2E family transporter, with the translated sequence MKPFELKKPPIVRLPPRSNFEIGLSRSAQISIVLIGAVTFIFALHAGRFLLAPVSLAVVVGLMLGPIARRIEKRGIGTWVSAGLVTLLFLAVLSALTAALVGPLTFWAGQLPSIWEQLQVQLAQFSEPLNAIRGLQEQIRTITGGSGVTVSVEDGSAVESVVTFAPAMFAQILLFLASLYFFIATRDDIRIAVLRLCMSRRLRWRTAHIFIDVESLVSQYLLSITFINIGLGLAVGLAMWVAGVPSPWLWGALAGLLNFVVYIGPAVMAAILFIVGLGSFETLTGSMMPLVIYMSLNLIEAQFVTPLVVGRTLTLNPFLVVLALAFWIWIWGPVGGFIAIPAVLVVFAIARNIVPGFGTAQNGQP